One genomic segment of Nitrosopumilus sp. includes these proteins:
- a CDS encoding collagen-like protein produces MSSQSRLEIQGQAPFKQSGVYEVQIAITDSKPSDESVRTKQFQSLWRGNFHLRVKDGIFTETIGSPENPLPSSIESLDKIWIVVTDLFSSLHSVFDVSLGKPKRTPKPETDSETDSESITETPTKRSTKSRSSYDDYQGSSGLQGNKGPDGPRGPPGDKGPMGPPGPQGPPGGKGPDGPQGPTGDKGPTGDKGPTGDKGLSGEKGITGEKGITGDKGDKGDKGPTGPPGDKGDKGSTGPIGDKGPTGLKGPIGPPGEKGPTGSSGDKGSTGLRGPPGEKGDKGAQGPTGDKGLTGPTGPPGEKGPTGLSGVQGEKGIQGPPGPVGEKGPVGPPGEKGPIGPPGPHGDKGLTGPTGPLGDKGPIGPPGPIGEKGSKGPEGPVGEKGPQGPQGPAGSKGLTGVPGPQGEKGEKGPTGPIGEKGQTGSTGPPGDKGPQGPQGPQGERGTTGPAGEKGPQGPQGIQGPQGERGPTGPIGSVGEQGPPGGQGPVGPPGPRGPPGPPGEKGPSGGMSSEQKAIFKDLLEILTNKNIISTEEQIKLMSYLY; encoded by the coding sequence GTGTCATCTCAGTCACGATTAGAAATTCAAGGACAGGCACCATTTAAGCAATCAGGTGTTTATGAAGTTCAAATTGCAATTACAGATAGTAAACCATCTGATGAATCTGTAAGAACTAAACAATTTCAATCATTATGGAGAGGAAATTTTCATCTTAGAGTAAAGGATGGGATTTTTACTGAAACAATTGGCTCTCCTGAAAACCCTCTTCCCTCATCAATTGAATCATTAGATAAAATTTGGATTGTTGTAACTGATCTTTTCTCTTCATTACATTCTGTTTTCGATGTCTCTTTAGGAAAACCAAAAAGAACACCAAAACCTGAAACTGATTCAGAAACTGATTCTGAATCTATTACTGAAACTCCAACAAAACGTTCAACTAAATCTCGTTCTAGTTATGATGATTATCAAGGTTCATCTGGATTGCAAGGAAACAAAGGACCTGATGGTCCACGTGGTCCTCCCGGTGACAAAGGACCTATGGGTCCACCCGGCCCTCAAGGTCCTCCAGGTGGTAAAGGACCTGATGGTCCTCAAGGACCAACTGGTGACAAAGGACCAACTGGTGACAAAGGACCAACTGGTGACAAAGGACTTTCAGGAGAAAAAGGAATTACAGGAGAAAAAGGAATTACTGGTGATAAAGGAGATAAAGGTGACAAAGGACCAACTGGTCCTCCAGGAGATAAAGGTGACAAAGGTTCTACTGGTCCAATTGGTGACAAAGGACCCACAGGATTAAAGGGTCCAATAGGTCCACCCGGAGAAAAAGGACCAACTGGAAGTTCGGGTGACAAAGGTTCAACTGGACTTAGAGGTCCTCCGGGAGAAAAAGGAGATAAAGGTGCACAAGGACCAACTGGCGATAAAGGATTAACCGGACCAACTGGTCCACCCGGAGAAAAAGGCCCAACAGGACTTAGTGGTGTTCAAGGAGAAAAAGGAATTCAAGGTCCTCCTGGTCCCGTTGGCGAAAAAGGTCCAGTAGGTCCACCCGGAGAAAAAGGTCCAATAGGTCCACCTGGTCCACATGGCGATAAAGGATTAACCGGTCCAACTGGTCCTTTGGGTGACAAAGGTCCAATAGGTCCACCTGGTCCAATTGGAGAAAAAGGAAGTAAAGGTCCTGAAGGTCCTGTTGGCGAAAAAGGCCCACAAGGCCCACAAGGTCCAGCTGGGTCTAAGGGATTAACAGGAGTTCCAGGTCCACAAGGAGAAAAAGGAGAAAAAGGTCCAACCGGTCCAATTGGCGAAAAAGGTCAAACTGGTTCTACAGGTCCTCCCGGTGACAAAGGTCCACAAGGCCCACAAGGCCCACAAGGTGAACGTGGTACAACTGGTCCTGCAGGAGAAAAAGGCCCACAAGGCCCACAAGGAATTCAAGGCCCACAAGGAGAAAGAGGTCCTACCGGTCCAATTGGATCTGTTGGAGAACAAGGTCCACCCGGAGGACAAGGTCCAGTAGGTCCACCCGGTCCTAGAGGTCCACCCGGTCCACCCGGAGAAAAAGGTCCATCTGGAGGAATGTCTTCAGAACAAAAAGCAATCTTCAAAGATTTGTTAGAAATTTTAACTAACAAAAATATCATATCTACTGAAGAACAAATAAAATTGATGAGCTATCTTTACTAA
- a CDS encoding GTP-binding protein yields MGIPEKIKAIQDEMAKTQINKATEHHIGLLKAKIAKLKREQESEIAKKSGAKQDGFDVRRSGDATVVFIGLPSVGKSTLLNKMTGANSAVGAFQFTTLTVVPGMMEYRGAKIQVLDLPGIIKGASTGKGLGKRILSVARTADLVLLILDVFQPYHEDVLVNELGNIGIRLNQLPPNITIEKASMGGIAVAQQVKLTKITEKHLKDILHLYGLVSARVVIREDVTSEQLADHIAGNISYSKALTVLNKIDLVDEKFLKELKKKIKSDVVEVSANSDINIELLKEKIYEKLKFIRIYMRPKGGETDFKEPLIAREGDTVEDICNKLHRRMKREFRYGLVWGKSVKFGGQRVGLNHVLLDEDVLTIIKRRGV; encoded by the coding sequence GTGGGAATTCCTGAAAAAATCAAGGCCATTCAAGATGAAATGGCAAAAACGCAAATCAATAAAGCTACAGAGCATCATATAGGGTTACTAAAAGCAAAGATTGCAAAATTAAAAAGAGAGCAAGAATCAGAGATTGCTAAAAAATCAGGTGCCAAACAAGACGGATTTGATGTTAGAAGAAGTGGGGATGCAACAGTTGTTTTTATCGGATTACCAAGTGTAGGAAAATCCACTCTTCTAAACAAAATGACAGGAGCAAATTCTGCTGTTGGAGCTTTTCAATTTACCACATTAACCGTAGTTCCAGGAATGATGGAATACAGAGGAGCCAAAATTCAAGTCTTAGATTTGCCTGGAATTATCAAAGGAGCATCAACTGGAAAAGGTCTAGGAAAAAGGATTTTGTCAGTTGCAAGAACGGCAGATCTTGTTCTTTTGATTTTAGATGTATTTCAGCCATATCATGAAGATGTGCTAGTAAATGAATTAGGAAACATAGGAATCAGATTAAACCAATTACCACCAAACATTACAATAGAGAAAGCATCAATGGGAGGAATTGCAGTTGCACAACAAGTAAAATTAACGAAAATTACTGAAAAGCATCTTAAAGATATTTTACATCTGTATGGATTGGTTAGTGCCAGAGTTGTAATTAGAGAAGATGTCACATCAGAACAACTTGCAGATCACATTGCAGGAAATATCAGTTATTCAAAAGCACTTACAGTTTTAAACAAAATTGATTTAGTTGATGAAAAATTCCTAAAAGAACTAAAGAAAAAAATAAAATCAGACGTAGTTGAGGTTTCAGCAAATTCAGATATCAATATAGAATTACTAAAAGAAAAGATCTATGAGAAATTAAAATTCATTAGAATTTACATGAGACCAAAAGGAGGAGAAACGGATTTCAAAGAACCATTAATTGCAAGAGAAGGAGATACTGTTGAAGATATTTGCAATAAACTACATCGTAGAATGAAAAGAGAGTTTCGATATGGTTTGGTTTGGGGTAAAAGCGTAAAATTTGGCGGTCAGAGAGTAGGATTGAATCATGTTTTACTTGATGAGGATGTTTTGACAATAATAAAGAGACGCGGAGTCTAA
- a CDS encoding phosphoglycolate phosphatase, translated as MKKKTFAVDIDGTITENGGGRIHLEALEALRRLTNMGHNVIFVTGRSSVEGFLLSVFGGTTKMAVGENGGCITLDSNEHILLGDIKECQNALKIIQNNISNVKEKAVFPRMTEVVLQRTFDLDLARKILTENNIDVELSDSQYAYHINSSGIDKGRGFSEIMKKLSILRDDVIAIGDSATDVPLFKVAKTSIALGNASDLVKSEATMVTDAKAGDGVLEALDKLAPRFSEM; from the coding sequence ATGAAAAAGAAAACTTTTGCAGTAGATATTGATGGAACAATAACTGAAAATGGTGGTGGTAGAATTCATCTTGAGGCTTTGGAGGCTTTAAGGAGACTAACTAACATGGGCCATAATGTTATCTTTGTAACAGGCCGTTCATCCGTTGAAGGTTTCTTACTTTCTGTATTTGGAGGAACTACAAAAATGGCAGTTGGTGAAAACGGTGGATGTATTACACTTGATTCAAATGAACATATTTTGTTAGGGGATATCAAGGAATGTCAAAACGCTCTCAAAATTATTCAAAACAATATTTCTAATGTAAAAGAAAAAGCTGTTTTTCCTAGAATGACTGAGGTTGTATTACAGAGAACCTTTGATTTGGATCTTGCAAGAAAAATTCTTACTGAAAACAATATTGATGTAGAACTATCTGATAGCCAATATGCTTATCATATCAATTCATCAGGCATTGACAAGGGAAGAGGATTTTCTGAAATTATGAAAAAACTTTCAATTTTACGAGATGATGTGATTGCAATAGGTGATAGTGCTACCGATGTTCCCTTGTTTAAGGTGGCCAAAACTAGTATTGCATTGGGTAATGCATCTGATCTAGTAAAATCTGAGGCTACAATGGTTACTGATGCAAAAGCAGGCGATGGAGTTCTTGAAGCACTAGATAAATTAGCACCCAGATTCTCTGAGATGTAA
- a CDS encoding arginine--tRNA ligase, with product MTFKSIIDEIENNLKKILLELDISDVKFTVEPAKPGFGDVSSNVSFLLSKQLKKSPKDIAQMLSEKYQKCISTLVLKSESHPSGYLNFSADWDKLNQLILSESNLPEFGDVDIGKNSTIVVEHTSVNPNKALHIGHIRNIIIGDVLSRILEKANYKVNILNYIDDSGLQVADIIVGFNHFGFSQDPPNGKKFDHYCGDDVYVKTTEKYEQDPSLEEIRKNVLKELEDGTSDTAKFADKITRRVLAGQLETCWNLSVFYDCLNFESQIIRSGLWSKIFEKLKEMNLIEFEKDGKNAGCWVIRGEDKEEDKVIVRSNGTATYIAKDIPYAAWKLGLLDDPFNYEKYDKVQPSRELWQTTLNHNNPISKNFTGEKVVTVIDSRQERLQKIITNLMGKFKSVSDAYIHLGYESVTLSSETAKILGLDTDGKQAQMSGRKGLYVNADSVYDILKQKTIDETKKRHPEMSDSEIEEIAHNVSVGTLRYEMIKQDLDKIITFDLTKSLSLEGDTAPYIQYTHARASRIIERSGRIPSIDVDFSLLKDDSELELIKTIGLFDIQVRDAANNFSPKVIARYCHDLAVAFNSFYEKVKVLELGDENLENSRLYLVSSFKITVEKALGLLGIVAPNRM from the coding sequence ATGACATTCAAATCTATTATTGATGAAATTGAAAATAATCTCAAGAAGATTCTCTTAGAACTTGATATTTCTGATGTTAAATTTACAGTCGAACCTGCAAAACCTGGATTTGGTGATGTCAGCTCAAATGTATCCTTTCTCTTATCAAAACAACTCAAAAAAAGCCCAAAAGATATTGCTCAAATGCTATCTGAAAAATACCAAAAATGCATTTCAACTCTTGTTTTAAAATCTGAATCTCATCCATCTGGCTATCTTAATTTTTCAGCTGATTGGGACAAGCTCAATCAACTAATTCTATCTGAATCAAACCTTCCTGAATTTGGTGATGTTGATATTGGAAAAAATTCTACTATTGTAGTAGAGCATACTAGTGTTAATCCTAACAAAGCACTTCACATAGGGCACATTAGAAATATCATAATTGGAGATGTTTTGTCTCGAATTTTAGAAAAGGCAAACTACAAAGTCAATATCTTAAACTATATTGATGACTCGGGTTTGCAAGTAGCTGATATCATTGTCGGGTTTAATCATTTTGGGTTTTCCCAAGATCCTCCTAATGGTAAGAAGTTTGATCATTATTGCGGTGATGATGTCTATGTTAAGACTACAGAAAAATATGAGCAAGATCCTAGTCTTGAAGAGATTCGAAAAAATGTTCTAAAGGAGCTTGAAGATGGAACGTCTGATACTGCAAAATTTGCTGATAAAATTACCCGAAGAGTTTTAGCAGGACAGCTTGAAACCTGTTGGAACTTGTCTGTATTCTATGATTGTCTAAATTTTGAATCTCAAATAATTCGCTCTGGATTGTGGAGTAAAATATTTGAAAAACTCAAAGAGATGAATCTAATAGAATTTGAAAAAGATGGAAAAAATGCTGGTTGCTGGGTAATAAGAGGTGAGGATAAAGAAGAAGATAAGGTAATAGTCAGGAGTAATGGCACTGCCACATACATTGCAAAAGATATTCCATATGCTGCATGGAAATTAGGCCTCTTAGATGATCCATTCAACTATGAAAAATATGACAAAGTTCAGCCCTCACGGGAATTATGGCAAACTACACTAAATCACAATAATCCTATTTCTAAAAATTTTACTGGTGAGAAGGTAGTTACTGTAATTGATTCACGTCAGGAGAGATTACAAAAAATCATCACTAATCTAATGGGTAAATTCAAATCCGTTTCTGATGCATATATTCATCTTGGGTATGAATCAGTTACACTGAGTTCTGAAACTGCCAAAATCCTTGGATTAGATACAGATGGAAAACAGGCACAAATGTCTGGCAGAAAAGGACTCTATGTCAATGCTGATTCTGTTTATGATATCTTGAAGCAAAAAACAATCGATGAGACAAAAAAGAGGCATCCTGAAATGAGTGACTCAGAAATTGAAGAAATTGCCCACAATGTTTCAGTTGGTACACTTCGTTATGAGATGATAAAGCAAGACCTTGATAAAATCATAACATTTGATTTGACAAAATCTCTTAGTTTGGAGGGTGATACTGCACCATACATTCAGTATACTCATGCAAGGGCTTCAAGAATAATTGAAAGGTCAGGGCGTATTCCATCAATCGATGTTGATTTTTCATTACTAAAAGATGATTCTGAACTAGAATTAATCAAAACAATTGGGCTTTTTGATATTCAAGTCAGAGATGCTGCAAATAATTTTTCCCCCAAAGTTATTGCAAGATACTGCCATGATCTAGCTGTTGCATTTAATTCATTTTATGAGAAAGTCAAAGTATTGGAATTGGGTGATGAAAATCTGGAAAATTCCAGACTCTACCTTGTTTCATCATTTAAGATTACTGTTGAGAAAGCATTGGGTCTATTGGGTATCGTTGCACCAAATAGAATGTAG